One genomic segment of Cydia splendana chromosome 5, ilCydSple1.2, whole genome shotgun sequence includes these proteins:
- the LOC134790334 gene encoding organic cation transporter protein-like: protein MSKDNINLDRILVEEVGWGKFQIKVLVLCTIVASMAGLQMYSYLFTLTKSRTRCLIPECEDTTAPDVFSPPWILEAVPRSGDSFDNCHRFPPIRVNTSVSVSCVETLFDKNASVQCQEYVYEQKNSAYFEFNLACDDFRPYLVGSARILGLMISLPIKGFVADRWGRRLALALTAFNLAWTGTLTCVADSYTSYTLLSFVEYLLGSCSFTCAYILAMEYARSKYRVVTGVTISTCAAVGEIILGLIAWTEPYWRHLILMIYVPQLLFIIYFWIAPESIRWLMSKGRYDESLVILKKAAEMNGSSISENTMKLFSETKKDILEKKEKHSSEPWLVCLVFKHKPILLRCLVTPMWWITASLMHYGLTISAVGISGNKYLNFIAAVAIQIPGDWLSVLLMDRIGRKALVMAGFWISGACQIAFIFTSSRNYWLSLSVYLIGKMCISCVATSLYVYTAEMYPTRYRASFLAYSSLMGKVGSIVAPLMPGLGAHTWEHLPFLIFGVMALVSGLLVLLAPETLGATLPDTMEQASQLGKDSSVLRCLRTLVFRSKVYSIS from the exons ATGTCTAAGGATAATATAAACCTGGATCGGATACTAGTAGAAGAAGTGGGTTGGGGAAAGTTTCAGATCAAAGTGTTGGTGCTGTGTACTATTGTGGCATCGATGGCGGGACTGCAGATGTATTCCTACTTGTTCACACTAACGAAGTCCAGAACAAG ATGTTTAATTCCCGAATGCGAGGATACCACTGCCCCAGACGTATTCTCTCCGCCTTGGATCCTGGAAGCGGTGCCAAGATCAGGCGACTCCTTCGATAATTGCCATCGTTTTCCACCAATACGAGTAAACACGTCAGTTTCTGTATCGTGCGTGGAAACCTTGTTTGACAAGAACGCTTCGGTACAATGCCAGGAGTATGTTTATGAGCAGAAAAATTCGGCTTATTTCGAG TTCAATCTAGCCTGCGACGATTTTCGACCATATCTAGTCGGGTCAGCCAGAATTTTGGGCTTGATGATTTCTTTGCCTATAAAAGGGTTTGTGGCTGACCGTTGGGGCCGGCGGCTGGCACTTGCCCTGACTGCCTTCAACCTGGCCTGGACTGGGACATTGACATGTGTTGCCGACTCCTATACCAGCTACACTTTGTTATCTTTTGTAGAATATCTTCTTGGATCGTGTTCTTTTACGTGTGCTTATATTTTAG CTATGGAATACGCGCGATCTAAATATCGAGTAGTAACTGGTGTCACCATAAGTACTTGTGCCGCTGTGGGAGAAATTATTTTAGGTCTGATAGCCTGGACAGAGCCTTATTGGAGACATTTGATTCTTATGATCTACGTACCTCaactattatttataatttactttTGGATTGCGCCAGAATCTATTCGTTGGTTGATGAGCAAAGGTCGCTATGATGAATCTTTGGTCATTTTAAAAAAAGCTGCTGAAATGAACGGGAGTTCCATATCAGAAAATACTATGAAATTATTCTCGGAGACTAAAAAAGACATTCTTGAAAAGAAAGAGAAACATTCTTCAGAACCTTGGCTAGTGTGTTTAGTTTTCAAACATAAGCCGATATTACTGCGTTGTTTAGTAACACCAATGTGGTGGATTACGGCTAGTTTAATGCATTATGGCTTAACGATTTCTGCTGTGGGGATATCTGGcaacaaatatctgaactttaTAGCTGCAGTTGCTATCCAGATTCCAGGTGACTGGCTGTCTGTGTTGCTAATGGATAGAATTGGTAGAAAAGCTTTAGTAATGGCAGGATTTTGGATAAGTGGAGCTTGTCAAATTGCGTTCATATTTACATCCAGTA GAAATTACTGGCTGTCTTTATCAGTTTACCTGATCGGCAAGATGTGCATCTCGTGCGTCGCGACATCACTCTATGTGTACACCGCCGAGATGTATCCAACGCGGTATCGGGCCAGCTTTCTCGCTTACTCCTCCCTGATGGGAAAAGTTGGAAGCATCGTGGCGCCGCTTATGCCTGGCTTA GGTGCCCATACGTGGGAACATCTCCCATTCCTGATTTTCGGTGTGATGGCACTGGTTTCCGGGCTGCTGGTGCTGCTGGCTCCGGAGACCCTGGGCGCCACTCTGCCCGACACCATGGAACAGGCATCCCAGCTCGGGAAGGATTCGTCCGTCCTGCGGTGCTTGAGGACGCTTGTGTTTAGAAGTAAAGTTTATTCGATAAGTTGA